Proteins co-encoded in one Brassica rapa cultivar Chiifu-401-42 chromosome A02, CAAS_Brap_v3.01, whole genome shotgun sequence genomic window:
- the LOC103850297 gene encoding putative methyltransferase DDB_G0268948, whose protein sequence is MAGLFDKQADLYLDARPNYPSEWFSKLAGLTDHHILAWDAATGNGQAALAVADHYERVIATDISESQLKLATPHPKIDYRHTPSTMTDDEMVELIGGESSVDLITVAQAVHWFDLPRFYAVAKRVLRKPGGIIAVWGYNDVVVSPEFDKVQYRFHAETLPYWKYPNIQHVFDAYGALPFPFESVGMGSEGRPLMLEMPKTTSFEGILRMFKSWSAIVTAREKGVELLPESLIKELETAWGGKDLIRNVVYKAFMIVGKVCV, encoded by the exons ATGGCAGGTTTGTTCGATAAACAAGCTGATCTATACCTAGACGCCAGACCTAATTACCCCTCGGAATGGTTCTCGAAGCTCGCCGGCCTCACGGATCACCACATTTTAGCTTGGGATGCCGCCACCGGCAACGGCCAAGCAGCTCTCGCC GTCGCAGATCACTACGAGAGAGTCATAGCGACGGACATCAGCGAATCGCAGCTGAAGCTCGCGACGCCGCATCCCAAGATCGACTACCGCCACACGCCGTCGACGATGACCGACGACGAGATGGTGGAGCTGATCGGAGGAGAGAGCTCGGTGGATCTGATCACGGTCGCTCAAGCAGTGCACTGGTTCGACCTCCCGAGATTCTACGCGGTCGCAAAGCGCGTCCTCCGTAAACCGGGAGGAATCATCGCCGTATGGGGATACAACGACGTCGTGGTGTCGCCGGAGTTCGACAAGGTACAGTACCGTTTCCACGCCGAAACGCTGCCGTATTGGAAGTATCCGAATATTCAGCACGTGTTCGATGCGTACGGAGCGTTGCCGTTTCCTTTCGAGAGCGTGGGGATGGGATCGGAAGGGAGGCCGTTGATGCTCGAGATGCCTAAGACGACGTCGTTTGAAGGGATCTTGAGGATGTTTAAGTCGTGGTCGGCTATTGTGACGGCGAGAGAGAAAGGTGTGGAGTTGTTACCGGAGAGTTTGATCAAAGAGCTCGAGACTGCTTGGGGAGGAAAGGATCTTATTCGTAACGTTGTTTACAAAGCGTTTATGATCGTTGGAAAAGTATGCGTTTGA
- the LOC103850299 gene encoding transmembrane 9 superfamily member 8 codes for MAIEFRRSAIAFTLLLFIHVAHSFYLPGVAPQDFEKGDELKVKVNKLTSIKTQLPYSYYSLPFCQPKKIVDSTENLGEVLRGDRIENAPYSFKMREAKMCNVLCRVTLDAKTAKAFKEKIDDEYRVNMILDNLPLVVPIERGDQGSPPVVYQLGYHVGLKGQYEGSKEQKYFMHNHLAFTVRYHLDMQTDSARIVGFEVKPYSVKHEYDGEWSEKARLTTCDPHKKRLVVSSSTPQEVEPKKEIIFTYDVEFEESEVKWASRWDAYLLMSDNQIHWFSIVNSLMIVLFLSGMVAMIMLRTLYRDISRYNELETQEEAQEETGWKLVHGDVFRLPANSDLLCVYVGTGVQCLGMVFVTMIFAMLGFLSPSNRGGLMTAMLLLWVFMGLFAGYAASRLYKMFKGTEWKRIAFRTAFLFPAVVSSIFFVLNALIWGQKSSGAVPFGTMFALIFLWFGISVPLVFVGAYLGFKKPPVDDPVKTNKIPRQIPEQAWYMNPIFSILIGGILPFGAVFIELFFILTSIWLNQFYYIFGFLFLVFVILIVTCAEITVVLCYFQLCSEDYLWWWRSYLTSGSSALYLFLYATFYFFTKLQITKLVSAMLYFGYMLIASYAFFVLTGTIGFYACLWFTRLIYSSVKID; via the exons ATGGCTATCGAGTTTCGGAGATCCGCGATCGCCTTCACTCTCCTCCTCTTCATTCACGTCGCTCACTCTTTCTACCTCCCAGGCGTCGCTCCTCAGGATTTCGAAAAG GGTGATGAGCTGAAGGTTAAAGTGAATAAACTAACCTCCATCAAGACTCAGCTTCCTTACTCGTATTACTCTCTTCCCTTTTGCCAACCCAAGAAGATTGTGGATAGTACTGAGAATCTTGGAGAAGTGCTTCGTGGTGACCGCATTGAAAATGCCCCTTATTCG TTTAAAATGCGGGAGGCGAAGATGTGCAACGTTCTCTGCCGGgtcactcttgatgctaagacAGCCAAAGCGTTCAAAGAAAAGATCGATGATGAGTACCGTGTCAACAT GATCCTCGACAACCTTCCTCTTGTGGTTCCGATTGAAAGAGGGGATCAGGGCTCTCCACCTGTTGTTTATCAGCTTGGCTATCACGTTGGTCTTAAAGGCCAATATGAAGGG AGCAAAGAGCAAAAGTACTTTATGCACAATCACTTGGCGTTTACGGTTCGATATCACTTAGATATGCAAACTGATTCCGCAAGGATTGTGGGATTTGAGGTCAAACCTTACAG TGTTAAGCATGAATACGATGGAGAGTGGAGTGAGAAGGCCCGTCTGACGACGTGTGATCCTCACAAAAAACGCCTGGTTGTTAGCTCGTCCACCCCTCAAGAAGTTGAACCGAAGAAGGAGATCATCTTCACTTATGATGTTGAATTCGAG GAGAGTGAAGTGAAGTGGGCATCTAGATGGGACGCTTATCTTCTAATGAGCGACAACCAAATCCACTGGTTCTCCATTGTCAACTCTCTGATGATCGTCCTGTTCCTGTCTGGTATGGTGGCGATGATAATGCTGAGGACACTTTACCGCGACATTTCGCGGTACAACGAGCTCGAGACTCAAGAAGAAGCTCAAGAAGAGACGGGATGGAAGCTTGTCCACGGCGATGTTTTCAGACTCCCCGCCAATTCGGATCTCCTCTGCGTCTACGTTGGCACAGGGGTCCAGTGTCTAGGCATGGTGTTCGTCACGATGATCTTCGCGATGCTCGGGTTTCTCTCCCCGTCGAACCGTGGTGGTCTCATGACGGCCATGCTTCTCCTCTGGGTCTTCATGGGACTCTTCGCTGGCTACGCTGCTTCGCGTCTCTACAAAATGTTCAAAGGAACGGAGTGGAAGAGAATCGCTTTCAGAACAGCCTTCTTGTTCCCCGCGGTTGTCTCATCCATCTTCTTTGTCCTAAACGCTCTCATCTGGGGACAGAAGTCATCCGGAGCTGTCCCATTTGGGACAATGTTCGCGTTGATCTTCCTCTGGTTCGGCATCTCGGTTCCTCTCGTCTTTGTCGGAGCCTACCTCGGTTTCAAGAAACCACCGGTTGACGACCCGGTGAAAACCAACAAGATCCCAAGGCAAATCCCAGAGCAAGCTTGGTACATGAACCCGATCTTCTCAATCCTCATCGGAGGAATCCTACCGTTTGGTGCAGTCTTCATCGAGCTTTTCTTCATCCTCACATCCATCTGGCTCAACCAGTTCTACTACATCTTCGGGTTCCTCTTCCTCGTCTTTGTAATCCTCATCGTCACTTGCGCCGAGATAACGGTAGTGCTCTGCTACTTCCAGCTCTGCAGTGAGGACTACCTTTGGTGGTGGAGATCTTACCTCACCTCAGGCTCATCAGCTCTGTATCTCTTCCTCTACGCCACGTTCTACTTCTTCACAAAGCTTCAGATCACCAAGCTGGTCTCGGCGATGCTTTACTTTGGGTACATGCTCATCGCGTCTTACGCGTTCTTTGTGCTCACAGGAACAATTGGGTTCTACGCTTGTCTCTGGTTCACAAGGCTCATCTATTCCTCTGTTAAGATCgattag